In Malassezia vespertilionis chromosome 8, complete sequence, a genomic segment contains:
- a CDS encoding uncharacterized protein (EggNog:ENOG503NY8A; SECRETED:SignalP(1-19); TransMembrane:1 (n3-14c19/20o455-479i); COG:S), whose amino-acid sequence MKLSGFTLCSLLAVSAVSASVLHLVPGNDDAHEHLVKRHGFVRRQAAQSGPTASNEADFAKIKDPKQQCAVYGVPEITQMQDQGVIPTGGEPATIQQKDAEAQKIWKDIQDSGIIPNDVQVKKQQGSEPHMGIDSSSYNAQEDPDCWWSASTCKTPKHKNPGMMEDLYTCPEPDTWGLTFDDGPNCSHNAFYDFLAENKLRATLFYIGTNVLNHPYQAQRGIADGHDICVHTWSHRYMTTFESDQVFAELYYTARLIKQVMGVTPTCWRPPYGDVDDRVRAIAAGLGLRTILWEEDTNDWQIQPSGAKPTSVIDQNYQSIIGKAGSESPIVLTHEIVSATMKEFMKMYPKVKEAYKNVVPLTACQNITQPYPEDQLKYPNFKDFTGGNIAPSGLPDGQSMKVDPNAKFEPVALDQQAKNGYGYGDPKSGSGGGGDSSSSSSSGGSGSDSEEGSSAAAALSTSFASTAALFVAGAVAIAVI is encoded by the coding sequence ATGAAATTATCTGGATTTACCCTGTGTTCATTGCTTGCAGTGTCTGCAGTGTCTGCCTCTGTGCTTCATCTCGTTCCTGGGAACGATGACGCGCACGAGCACCTGGTCAAGCGTCACGGGTTCGTGCGCCGTCAGGCTGCCCAGTCTGGCCCCACTGCTTCGAACGAGGCAGATTTTGCGAAGATCAAGGACCCGAAGCAGCAGTGTGCTGTTTACGGCGTTCCTGAAATCACTCAAATGCAAGACCAGGGCGTTATTCCCACAGGTGGTGAGCCTGCAACAATTCAACAAAAGGATGCGGAAGCCCAGAAGATTTGGAAGGACATCCAAGACTCTGGTATTATCCCCAACGATGTACAAGTGAAGAAGCAGCAGGGCAGCGAGCCGCACATGGGCATCGACTCGAGCAGTTACAATGCGCAGGAGGACCCTGACTGCTGGTGGTCTGCTAGCACTTGCAAGACGCCGAAGCATAAGAACCCCGGCATGATGGAAGACTTGTACACTTGCCCTGAGCCGGACACTTGGGGTCTTACCTTTGACGATGGCCCGAACTGCTCGCACAATGCATTTTACGACTTTTTGGCGGAGAACAAGCTCCGCGCGACCCTGTTCTACATTGGCACCAACGTTCTCAACCACCCTTACCAGGCACAGCGTGGCATTGCTGATGGCCACGACATTTGTGTGCACACCTGGTCACATCGCTACATGACCACGTTTGAGAGTGACCAAGTGTTTGCCGAGCTTTACTACACTGCCAGGCTCATTAAGCAAGTGATGGGTGTGACGCCGACTTGCTGGCGCCCTCCGTATGGTGACGTGGACGACCGTGTTCGTGCTATTGCCGCTGGTCTTGGTCTCCGTACGATTCTTTGGGAGGAGGACACCAACGACTGGCAGATCCAGCCTTCGGGCGCCAAGCCTACTTCTGTGATTGACCAGAACTACCAAAGCATCATCGGCAAGGCTGGTTCGGAGAGTCCGATTGTATTGACCCACGAAATTGTCTCGGCTACTATGAAGGAATTTATGAAGATGTACCCCAAGGTGAAGGAGGCCTACAAGAACGTGGTGCCTCTGACTGCATGCCAGAACATTACGCAGCCGTACCCCGAAGACCAGCTCAAGTACCCCAACTTTAAGGACTTTACGGGCGGCAATATTGCACCTTCGGGTCTCCCCGATGGCCAATCGATGAAGGTCGATCCCAACGCCAAGTTTGAACCTGTCGCGCTTGACCAGCAAGCGAAGAATGGCTACGGCTACGGAGACCCCAAGTCTGGCTCTGGCGGTGGCGGCgacagcagcagcagcagcagcagcggtgGCAGCGGCAGTGACTCTGAGGAgggcagcagcgctgcagctgctcttTCCACGTCCTTTGCGTCTACCGCGGCTCTCTTTGTCGCTGGTGCCGTCGCTATTGCCGTGATCTAA